One Ranitomeya variabilis isolate aRanVar5 chromosome 5, aRanVar5.hap1, whole genome shotgun sequence DNA window includes the following coding sequences:
- the YARS2 gene encoding tyrosine--tRNA ligase, mitochondrial, whose protein sequence is MAAPIRHALRSLSRPRVRCLSSLSDPLVSGTRRGLFKDVFPAESAKLHLQELLSSGPQTVYCGFDPTADSLHVGNLLAVLGLLHFHRAGHHVIAVVGGATAQIGDPSGRHQERAPLSPEQLAENVRGIRDSLHRIFSSHEGPVRAGGRVTVLDNAAWYRQRSAVDFLASVGRHFRMGTLLSRHSVQSRLSSAEGMSLAEFTYQVFQAYDFYYLHQKHGCKIQLGGTDQLGNLMSGHDFIQRTTGEDVFGILLPLITSTTGDKLGKSAGNAVWLNRERTSPFEFYQYFVRQQDGNVERFLKLFTFLPLPEIAHIMEQHAKEPQKRIPQKRLAAEVTKLIHGKEGLESAKRCTQALYHSSIDALAAMSDQELQELFQGAPFAEFLLEPGTRVLDACLKVSAIPEGVRGFDMLSGGGVSFNHMRVTNPDEVLVVGQHILSNGLSLIKVGKKNIYVVKWLSL, encoded by the exons atggcggcgcccattagACACGCTCTCCGGTCActctcccggccccgtgtgcgctGTCTGTCCAGTCTATCTGACCCTTTAGTGTCCGGGACACGCCGGGGTCTTTTTAAGGATGTGTTCCCGGCTGAGAGCGCCAAGCTGCATCTCCAGGAGCTCCTGTCCTCCGGCCCTCAGACCGTGTATTGCGGCTTTGACCCCACGGCGGACTCGCTCCACGTGGGGAATCTCCTGGCCGTGCTGGGCCTCCTCCACTTTCACCGGGCCGGGCACCATGTCATCGCTGTGGTCGGAGGGGCCACTGCTCAGATCGGGGACCCCAGCGGGCGTCACCAGGAGAGGGCGCCCCTGAGCCCGGAGCAGCTGGCGGAGAACGTGCGGGGGATCCGGGACTCGCTGCACCGCATCTTCTCCAGCCACGAGGGGCCGGTGCGGGCCGGCGGGCGGGTGACGGTGCTGGATAACGCCGCCTGGTACCGGCAGCGCTCGGCCGTGGACTTCCTGGCATCGGTGGGCCGACACTTCCGGATGGGCACCCTGCTGAGCAGACACAGCGTGCAGAGCCGCCTGAGCTCCGCGGAGGGCATGAGCCTGGCAGAGTTCACCTACCAGGTGTTCCAGGCCTATGACTTCTACTACCTGCACCAGAAACATGGCTGCAAGATCCAGCTGGGCGGCACCGACCAACTGGGCAACCTCATGTCCGGGCACGACTTCATCCAGAG GACCACAGGAGAAGACGTGTTCGGGATCCTGTTGCCGCTTATCACAAGCACCACCGGAGATAAGCTGGGCAAGTCTGCCGGAAACGCCGTATGGCTGAACCGAGAGCGGACGTCACCGTTTGAGTTCTACCAGTACTTTGTACGGCAGCAAGATGGCAACGTGGAGAG gttCCTTAAACTTTTCACTTTCCTCCCCCTCCCGGAGATTGCACACATTATGGAACAACACGCCAAAGAGCCACAGAAAAGGATACCCCAGAAGAGACTGGCCGCAGAGGTGACAAAGCTCATCCATGGCAAAGAAGGACTGGAGTCAGCCAAGAG GTGCACCCAGGCTCTGTATCACAGCAGCATTGACGCTTTGGCAGCCATGTCTGATCAAGAACTGCAGGAACTCTTCCAGGGAGCCCCTTTTGCTGAATTTTTGCTGGAACCTGGCACTAGGGTGCTGGACGCTTGTCTGAAAGTGTCTGCTATCCCAGAAGGGGTCCGTGG CTTTGACATGCTGAGCGGCGGGGGAGTAAGCTTCAACCACATGAGAGTGACGAACCCAGACGAGGTCCTGGTGGTCGGCCAGCACATCCTCAGCAACGGGCTGTCCCTCATCAAGGTCGGCAAGAAGAACATCTACGTGGTGAAGTGGCTGAGCCTGTGA